GGGAACCGCGTTGGCCCTGGTGGCCCGCCCGTGGCGGATTTCGGCACTCGAGAACGGCCAGCGTGACACCTGGCCCTTGACCGCCGACACCATCGTCACCGTAGAGATGGAAGGCGAGATCACGACAGTACGGGGCCGTAACCTCGCCGCGAAAGCCGTCGGTGGTGCCGCCGTTCCCGTGCTCGGCCTGTTCATCTTCGGAAATGCCAAGAACCGCAGCGTCGACAACCGCGAGCTCTACATCACCATCACATCTGAAGATGACGCCCGTGTCCTGAAGGTGCCGCCTACTCTCAGCCAAGAGGCCCGGCAATTCGCCGCCATGGTGAACGTGACGGCGAAGCAGCTCGCGGAGAAGAGCTAACACTCCCAGGGACGCCACCAGTCCAGATAAGCCGTCGCGTCGCGCGCAGTTCCGGCACGCTGCCCAAGGCCCTTGGCTCCGCCGGAGACGCGGTGCCGACGACCAATCGCCAACCGAGCTCGCACGGTCGCACATGCGGCGTTCAGCCGCCGGCGAGAAACCCGCCGACGGGTCGCAAACCGGCCAGATTGCGGTGTTCGCGGCCGTACGTGACCAGGTCTCGGTCGAGGTCGGCATGGCGGCGTCGCATCTGCTGCACGTCCGGGTCGTCGGGAAAGCCTCGGTAGCTGGCGAATGCTGCTGCCGTGCGGTGCGCGGCGAGCAGGCAGATCAGCGCTGAGTTGACGACCTCGACGGGCTCTGCTCGCCAGGACACGTCACGGCCGGCGACCTGCGCACTGTCCGCGAGGCCCCAGGGCCGGGCGTGCGCGACCCCGGACAGCAGACTGTAGACGGCGGGCAAGTCGGCGAATGCCTCCTTCACCAGCGTGCTGATTTGCGTCTTCACGGAGAGCGGTTCCGTGCCCCCGACAACGCGTACATGCGTGATGGTCTCGGATGCGTTGAGAGTCGTCTCGATCTGGGCGGCGGTCAGCCGGGCCAGAAACTCCTTCTTCCTGCGTTCCTCAATCAATGCCGGCGCCGGGAGATAGGCCGTACCGGCCAGCTGACCGGCGGCCCGGGCGGCATTCCCGGTGTCCTCGGCCAGCAGCGCGATACCGCGGCCGAATCGAGTGGCGAACGGCTCACCATCAGCGAGTAGCCACCGCACCAATGCTGCTGACTCGAATGCGCCGCGGGCAAGCGTGGCGTGCGCGTACACCGGTGCACTCTGCGCGCGCGCGTGTGACAGCAACAGGCCCAGCGAACGCACATGATCGGCGACGTGCACGCCGCCGTGCAGTGCGTTCAGGATGCAGGCACTCCACAGCCGCTGCCGGTCCGTGCTGCGCACCATACGCAAGAGCGCCCGTTATCGCCGTCCGCCGCCGATGTCGGCACCGGGGCTGTCCCATGTACGCGGGCCAGTACCCGCTGCACCGCATCGGCCTGGTCAAGGCACACCCTGCCGGCGCGGGCCAGCAGGCGAACATCGGGAGAATCAGGCACCACAAGAACCTCGCTGTCGTCGCGGACAGGGAAATCGTCCGGCATCCTCCTACGCAGCGCATCCGATTTGCGCCTGTTGCAGCGAGCGTTTCTGCAGGATCTCCGCGCCGGACTCCCGTCTCTCATGGCGGATTCGGGAAGCCCGCGAACGGTACAGCAAGCTGGCCGGTCAACATCGGGTCGTGCCGCTGCTGCCCATCCGCAGGCGTACCGGCCCCGGCCTGCGCCGACCAGGGCGCGCGAGGTCCGCCGCACCCGCGCAAACGTCATTGCTGGTCCACGAACCTGCGGTGAGCGGGTGCGGCGGATCGCGTCCCTGGCCTGCCTGCGGCCGTCCTGGCCGGTGCGCGCGGCAGGTCAGCGCGCCACCGACCCGGTGACATCCTCCGGCATCGGCTGGCGCTTGTTCGTCCGCGCTCCTGGAGGCTGTTGGTGCCCGACTCTCCTGTTTCGTTCTCGCTGCGCACGCCGTCCGACGTGCTCGGCATGATCCCCTACCTGCTCGGTTTCCACCCCGAGGACAGCCTCGTCGTGGTCCTGATCGGCACCGACCGGCAGCTGCTCGGGACGATGCGCATCGATCTGGCCGCGCCGCCGTCCGTCGCGGTCGAGCGCCTGAAGCCGGTCCTCGACCGGCACGCGGGGATATCCGTGGTGGTGGTCGGGTACGGGCCGCTGACCGCCATGGGTCTCACCCGTACGGCGGCGGAGGTCATCGCGCAGACGGTCCCGGCCCTCGGGGTGCATTTCGTGTCGGTCGGTCACCGGTTCTGCCTGACGCCCGGCTGCGGCTGCCCGGCCGCCGACGGGGTGCTCTTCGATGCCCGGGATACCGCGGTGGCCGCGCAGTCGACGGTGGCCGGGCTGGTCGCGCTGCCCTCGCGGGACGCGCTGATCGCGCTCGCCGAACCCGACCCCGCCGCCCAGGCGGCCGTCGCCGCGGCGATCCGGGACCTGCCGGAGATCCGGCCGTCGAAGGCTGTGTTGCGGGACATGCTGGATCAGGCTGCACTCGACGTCCGGCTGTCGGATGAGCAGGTCGCGCGGCTGGTGGTGATGCTGCGCGACCAGCGGGTCCGGGAGGCGGTGTGGCTGGCCGCGACCAGCGACCGGGTGTGGCAGCGGGACCTGTGGCTGGACATCACCCGCCGCGTCCCCGACGACCACGCCGCCGCACCAGCGTTCCTGGCCGCGTGGTGCGCGTGGCTGCGCGGGGAGGACCCGCTCGCGCACGAAGCCGCCCGGCGGGCGCTGGCCGCAGACCCAGGCGCGCAGATGCCGAAGGTCATCATCGCGTCCATCCAGACCGGCATGCCCGCCCGTGACCTCATCGGCGTCTGGCCGCCGGCCACGACCGGCACGACGCCGGTGGTGCCAGCGTGAACGGCCCGGTCCTGCTGGTCACCGCCGACCCGGCACTCGTCACCTTCGTACGCGAATGCGCCCTCCGGGCCGGGGCGTGGCTGGACGTGCGCCACAGCCTGGTCGGCATCCGCAACCAGTGGCGTACCGCCCGCCTGGTCCTGCTCGGCGCCGACCTGGCGTATCCGGCGTATCGCAGGCGCATGCCAGCGCTGCGGTCGCTGATCATCGTCACCGCGAACCCGCCGACTCCCGCGACCACGACGGCCGCCGACCGGCTCCGGGCGACGTTCCTCGCGCACCTCCCGATCGCCGACGGCTGGCTCGTCGGCAAACTCGCCGACACCGCGGCCGAGGTGGTGCAGCAGCTGACCGGGCTCGGCTACCGCATCGGGTACACCGACTCGGAGACGGCGGCAGCATCCGGGCAGGTCAACAGCCGAGACCTCCGCACACGCCGCACCGACGAGTATCAGGCGGTCTACGTCAGCTTCGGCCGGGTCGCATGCGGGCCGGACCTGCTCGGCCAGGCGGATACGGTGCAGCGCAGCAACTACCGCACCGGGGAGTGTCAAGTTAACGGCTGATCTTGGTTGTTGAGGTGGTCAGTTGTCGGCCGGGGTGAGCCGGCCTTCGAAGGCGATCTGGAAGGCGTTCAGGGGTGCCTTCCAGCGCATGGTCCAGCGCCTTCGGCCCGCGCCGGTGGGGTCGAGGCTCATCAAGGCCATGTAGACGCACTTGAGCGCGGCCTGCTCATTCGGGAAGTGGCCGCGAGCTCGCACGGCCTTGCGGATACGGGCGTTGACCGACTCGATCGCGTTCGTGGAGCAGATGACCTTGCGGATCTCGGCGTCGAAGGCGAGGAACGGCACGAACTCGGCCCAGGCGTTTTCCCACAGCTTCACGATCGCCGGATACTTACGGCCCCACGCCTCGGCGAACTCGAGGAACCGCTCGGCCGCGGCGTCCTCGGTCGGTGCGGTGTAGACCGGCCGCAGCGCCTTGGCGATCTTGTCCCAGTCCTGGCGCGCGGCGTAGCGGAACGAGTTGCGCAGCAGGTGCACCACACACGTCTGCACGATCGTGCGAGGCCAGACGGTCTCGACCGCCTCCGGCAGGCCCTTGAGCCCGTCGCAGACGAGCATCAGCACGTCGGCGACGCCGCGGTTCTTCAGCTCGGTCAGCACGTGCAGCCAGTGCTTGGCGCCCTCACCGCCGTCACCGGCCCAGATGCCAAGGATGTCGCGGTGCCCGTCGACGGTGACCGCCATGGCGAGGTAGATCGGCCGGTTCGCGACCTGCCCATCGCGGATCTTGACGTTGATGGCATCGATGAACACGACCGGGTAGACCCGGTCCAGAGGCCGGTTCTGCCACTCCGCCATGCCGTCCATGACCTTGTCGGTGATGGTGGAGATGGTCTGCTTGGACACCTCAGCGCCGTAGACCTCGGCCAGGTGCGCGGCGATCTCGCCGTGGGTCAACCCCTTGGCCGACAACGACAACACCATGTCGTCGACGCCGGTCAGCCGCCGCTGCCGCTTACGCACGATCTGCGGCTCGAACGTGCCCGCGGCATCGCGTGGGACTCGCACCTCGACCGGCCCGACGTCGGTGAGCACGGTCTTGGTTCGGCTGCCGTTACGGGTGTTCCCGCTGCCACGACCTGCCGGGTCGTGCTTGTCGTAGCCGACGTGGTCGGTGATCTCACCGTCCAGCGCTGACTCCAGCACCCGCTTGGTCAGCTGCTGCAGCAGCCCACCCTCACCGGTCAGCTTCAGCCCGTCACCACGAGCCCGATCGACCAGCATCGCGATCAACTGCTCATCCGTGACCGCATCCGCCGGCC
This genomic window from Catenuloplanes niger contains:
- a CDS encoding DUF4192 domain-containing protein is translated as MPDSPVSFSLRTPSDVLGMIPYLLGFHPEDSLVVVLIGTDRQLLGTMRIDLAAPPSVAVERLKPVLDRHAGISVVVVGYGPLTAMGLTRTAAEVIAQTVPALGVHFVSVGHRFCLTPGCGCPAADGVLFDARDTAVAAQSTVAGLVALPSRDALIALAEPDPAAQAAVAAAIRDLPEIRPSKAVLRDMLDQAALDVRLSDEQVARLVVMLRDQRVREAVWLAATSDRVWQRDLWLDITRRVPDDHAAAPAFLAAWCAWLRGEDPLAHEAARRALAADPGAQMPKVIIASIQTGMPARDLIGVWPPATTGTTPVVPA
- a CDS encoding IS256 family transposase; its protein translation is MTTEITSGQEPAARPADAVTDEQLIAMLVDRARGDGLKLTGEGGLLQQLTKRVLESALDGEITDHVGYDKHDPAGRGSGNTRNGSRTKTVLTDVGPVEVRVPRDAAGTFEPQIVRKRQRRLTGVDDMVLSLSAKGLTHGEIAAHLAEVYGAEVSKQTISTITDKVMDGMAEWQNRPLDRVYPVVFIDAINVKIRDGQVANRPIYLAMAVTVDGHRDILGIWAGDGGEGAKHWLHVLTELKNRGVADVLMLVCDGLKGLPEAVETVWPRTIVQTCVVHLLRNSFRYAARQDWDKIAKALRPVYTAPTEDAAAERFLEFAEAWGRKYPAIVKLWENAWAEFVPFLAFDAEIRKVICSTNAIESVNARIRKAVRARGHFPNEQAALKCVYMALMSLDPTGAGRRRWTMRWKAPLNAFQIAFEGRLTPADN